The proteins below are encoded in one region of Lactuca sativa cultivar Salinas chromosome 3, Lsat_Salinas_v11, whole genome shotgun sequence:
- the LOC111877672 gene encoding glycine-rich cell wall structural protein: MVSKLLFVAFLGFLICTLEIVGGRKLSEEETKTSIGHGGGLGGGAGFGGGVGGGIGNGGGGGAGFGGGGVGVGGGGGGGIGKGVGGGIGGGSGGGIGSGGGVGGGGGEGGGTGKGSGSGAGGGEGGGIGKGSGSGLGGGEGGGIGKGGGGGLGGGIGGGSTGEGGGIGKGGGKGIGGGSGGGIGKGRGGESGDIGKGNGSGEGGGIGKGSGSGIGGGSGSGIGGGIGKGEGGGIGGGKGGGIGKGEGGGIGGGKGGGIGKGGGGGGIGGGYGGGIGKGGGSGIGGGSSGGFGGGNGNGVGGGIGGGYGGGGGKGGGIGKGGGGGIGGGYGGGIGGGGGGSEGGGFGKGNGSVGGGYGGGFGGGVGGGGGGGGGKGGGYGYGAGAGGESGKGDGSGSGGGWP, translated from the exons ATGGTTTCTAAGCTTTTATTTGTTGCATTTCTTGGCTTTTTAATTTGCACACTTGAAATTGTTGGTGGCAGAAAGCTCTCTGAAGAGGAAACAAAAACATCAATTGGACATGGTGGAGGCCTAGGTGGTGGAGCAGGATTTGGAGGTGGTGTTGGGGGTGGCATtggtaatggtggtggtggtggagcagGGTTTGGAGGTGGAGGAGTTGGAGtaggaggtggaggtggaggtggaatTGGTAAAGGTGTTGGTGGTGGAATAGGAGGTGGTTCTGGAGGTGGCATTGGTAGTGGTGGTGGAGtaggaggtggaggtggagaaGGTGGTGGTACTGGTAAGGGTAGTGGCAGTGGAGCAGGAGGTGGAGAAGGTGGTGGTATTGGTAAGGGTAGTGGCAGTGGATTAGGAGGTGGAGAAGGTGGTGGTATTGGTAAGGGTGGTGGCGGTGGACTAGGAGGTGGTATTG GAGGTGGAAGTACTGGAGAAGGTGGTGGCATTGGAAAAGGTGGTGGTAAAGGAATAGGAGGTGGTTCCGGGGGTGgcatcgggaaaggtagaggtgGAGAAAGTGGTGATATCGGTAAGGGTAATGGCAGTGGAGAAGGCGGCGGCATTGGAAAAGGTAGTGGTAGTGGAATAGGAGGTGGTTCTGGAAGTGGAATTGGTGGTGGCATCGGGAAAGGTGAAGGTGGTGGAATAGGAGGTGGAAAAGGTGGTGGCATTGGGAAAGGTGAAGGTGGTGGAATAGGAGGTGGAAAAGGTGGTGGCATCGGGaaaggtggaggtggtggtggaataGGAGGTGGATATGGTGGTGGCATTGGAAAAGGTGGTGGTAGTGGAATAGGAGGTGGTTCTAGTGGTGGATTTGGTGGTGGCAACGGGAATGGTGTTGGTGGTGGAATAGGAGGTGGTTATGGAGGTGGAGGTGGAAAAGGTGGTGGCATCGggaaaggtggtggtggtgggataGGAGGTGGATATGGAGGTGgaattggtggtggtggtggtggtagtgaagGCGGTGGCTTTGGCAAAGGTAACGGTAGTGTAGGTGGTGGTTATGGAGGGGGATTTGGTGGAGGAGTAGGAGGTGGgggtggaggtggtggaggaaaAGGTGGTGGATATGGTTATGGTGCAGGAGCCGGTGGTGAGTCCGGAAAAGGAGACGGAAGCGGAAGTGGAGGAGGGTGGCCTTGA